A window of Aeromicrobium sp. A1-2 contains these coding sequences:
- a CDS encoding XdhC/CoxI family protein yields MREVLGQLLGSWRRGEVVALATVIHTEQSAPRPAGASMVVLADGTVDGSVSGGCVEGAVYDLAQTVITRSRPALERFGYSDEQAFAVGLTCGGTIEVFVEPVSATTHPELGRIAADVEAGRPVAVATVVEHPADEWIGRRIVVRPDSVVGSLGLERADAAVIDDARGLLDVGTTGTLTYGPEGQRMETGMRVFVASLRERPRMIVFGAIDFAAAVADQGALLGYHVTVCDARGVFATAARFPGADDVVVAWPHVYLAEQAAGGRVDRRTVICVLTHDPKFDVPVLDVALRLGGDHRPAFVGAMGSRRTHVERLDRLREAGLSEEQLSVLASPIGLDLGGRTPAETAVSIMAEIIARRWGGSAQPLSRSAGGVHHEHNPGPR; encoded by the coding sequence GTGCGTGAGGTCTTGGGGCAGCTGCTGGGTTCGTGGCGGCGTGGCGAGGTCGTGGCGCTGGCGACCGTCATCCACACCGAGCAGTCAGCGCCCCGGCCCGCGGGTGCGTCGATGGTGGTGCTCGCCGACGGCACGGTGGACGGGTCGGTCTCGGGAGGATGTGTCGAGGGCGCCGTCTACGACCTCGCGCAGACCGTGATCACGCGGAGTCGGCCCGCGCTCGAGCGGTTCGGATACAGCGACGAGCAGGCTTTCGCGGTGGGGCTCACGTGCGGAGGGACCATCGAGGTCTTCGTCGAGCCGGTGTCAGCCACGACTCATCCCGAGCTCGGACGGATCGCCGCGGACGTCGAGGCCGGGCGGCCGGTTGCCGTCGCGACGGTCGTGGAGCATCCGGCCGATGAGTGGATCGGGCGACGGATCGTCGTGCGCCCGGACTCGGTGGTCGGCAGCCTCGGGCTGGAACGGGCTGATGCTGCCGTGATCGACGATGCCCGTGGGCTGCTCGACGTCGGCACGACCGGCACACTCACGTACGGCCCGGAGGGCCAGCGCATGGAGACCGGCATGCGAGTGTTCGTCGCGAGCCTGCGGGAACGACCCCGCATGATCGTGTTCGGGGCGATCGACTTCGCGGCTGCCGTCGCGGACCAGGGCGCACTGCTCGGCTACCACGTCACGGTGTGTGACGCTCGGGGCGTGTTCGCGACAGCGGCCAGGTTCCCGGGTGCCGATGACGTCGTCGTGGCGTGGCCACACGTCTACCTCGCGGAGCAGGCTGCCGGTGGTCGCGTCGATCGGCGCACCGTGATCTGCGTCCTGACCCACGATCCCAAGTTCGACGTGCCGGTGCTGGACGTGGCGCTGCGACTGGGCGGCGACCACCGGCCGGCGTTCGTCGGCGCGATGGGATCGCGGCGCACGCATGTCGAACGGCTCGACCGGCTCCGCGAGGCGGGGCTCAGCGAGGAGCAGCTGTCGGTGCTGGCCAGCCCGATCGGTCTCGATCTGGGTGGGCGCACACCCGCCGAGACCGCCGTGTCGATCATGGCGGAGATCATCGCACGACGCTGGGGCGGCAGCGCCCAACCGCTGTCGCGCTCCGCGGGGGGGGTCCACCACGAGCACAACCCCGGGCCGCGCTAG
- a CDS encoding NTP transferase domain-containing protein, giving the protein MTQVTGLLLAAGAGTRMGQPKALVEGAGGVPWVVSAARMLAAGGCDRVVVVIGAAADLVETALESEPVWVVRATDWADGMSASLAAGLRAIDDDEAVAALVHLVDLPDVDARVVRRLLAVASSEVLARADYGQGHGHPVLIGRAHWPAVAASVTGDQGARAYLEQHGPVVVDCRDLGTGADVDHRRPIIGS; this is encoded by the coding sequence GTGACTCAGGTGACGGGACTGCTCCTCGCGGCCGGTGCGGGTACACGGATGGGTCAGCCCAAGGCTCTCGTGGAAGGCGCTGGCGGTGTGCCGTGGGTGGTGTCCGCGGCCCGGATGCTGGCGGCGGGGGGCTGCGACCGCGTGGTCGTGGTGATCGGCGCGGCGGCGGACCTGGTCGAGACCGCCCTCGAGTCAGAGCCCGTCTGGGTGGTCCGGGCGACCGACTGGGCCGATGGCATGTCCGCGTCGCTGGCGGCAGGCCTGCGCGCCATCGACGACGATGAGGCGGTTGCCGCCCTCGTGCACCTGGTGGATCTGCCTGACGTCGACGCCCGGGTGGTCCGCCGACTGCTCGCGGTCGCCTCGTCCGAGGTGCTGGCCCGGGCGGACTACGGGCAGGGTCACGGGCATCCCGTCCTGATCGGTCGAGCACACTGGCCGGCTGTCGCAGCGTCCGTCACGGGTGACCAGGGCGCCCGTGCCTACCTCGAACAGCATGGCCCTGTCGTGGTCGACTGTCGGGACCTCGGGACCGGCGCGGACGTCGATCATCGCCGACCTATCATCGGCTCATGA
- the groL gene encoding chaperonin GroEL (60 kDa chaperone family; promotes refolding of misfolded polypeptides especially under stressful conditions; forms two stacked rings of heptamers to form a barrel-shaped 14mer; ends can be capped by GroES; misfolded proteins enter the barrel where they are refolded when GroES binds) translates to MAKTIAFNEEARRGLERGMNQLADAVKVTLGPKGRNVVLEKKWGAPTITNDGVSIAKEIELEDPYEKIGAELVKEVAKKTDDVAGDGTTTATVLAQALVREGLRNVAAGANPMGLKKGIEAAVEAISAQLLGMAKDVETKEQIASTASISAADTTVGEIIAEAMDKVGKEGVITVEESNTFGIDLELTEGMRFDKGHLSGYFVTDAERQETVLEDPYILIVNSKISSVKDMVPVLEKVMAAGKPLVIIAEDVDGEALATLVVNKMRGTFKSVAIKAPGFGDRRKAMLADIAILTGGEVISEEVGLSLETADLTLLGTARKVVTTKDETTIVEGGGSDEQIQGRVKQIKAEIENSDSDYDREKLQERLAKLAGGVAVIKVGAATEVELKERKHRIEDAVRNAKAAVEEGIVAGGGVALVQAAAAVFEKLELTGDEATGANIVRVAASAPLKQIAINAGLEGGVVAEKVANLPEGHGLNAATGEYVDLIAAGIIDPAKVTRSALQNAASIAALFLTTEAVVADKPEPAQAGGGAPDMGDMGGMGF, encoded by the coding sequence ATGGCAAAAACCATTGCTTTCAACGAGGAAGCCCGTCGCGGCCTCGAGCGCGGAATGAACCAGCTCGCTGACGCCGTGAAGGTCACGCTCGGCCCCAAGGGTCGCAACGTCGTCCTGGAGAAGAAGTGGGGAGCCCCCACGATCACCAACGACGGTGTCAGCATCGCCAAGGAGATCGAGCTCGAGGATCCCTACGAGAAGATCGGCGCCGAGCTCGTCAAGGAGGTCGCCAAGAAGACCGACGACGTCGCTGGTGACGGCACCACGACCGCCACGGTCCTCGCTCAGGCCCTCGTCCGCGAAGGCCTGCGCAACGTCGCGGCCGGCGCCAACCCGATGGGCCTCAAGAAGGGCATCGAGGCCGCCGTCGAGGCCATCAGCGCTCAGCTGCTCGGCATGGCCAAGGACGTCGAGACCAAGGAGCAGATTGCTTCGACCGCCTCGATCTCCGCTGCTGACACCACGGTCGGCGAGATCATCGCCGAGGCCATGGACAAGGTCGGCAAGGAAGGCGTCATCACGGTCGAGGAGTCGAACACGTTCGGCATCGACCTTGAGCTCACCGAGGGTATGCGCTTCGACAAGGGTCACCTGTCGGGCTACTTCGTGACCGACGCCGAGCGCCAGGAGACGGTGCTGGAGGATCCCTACATCCTCATCGTCAACTCCAAGATCAGCTCCGTGAAGGACATGGTCCCCGTCCTGGAGAAGGTCATGGCCGCCGGCAAGCCGTTGGTCATCATCGCCGAGGACGTCGACGGCGAGGCTCTGGCCACGCTGGTCGTCAACAAGATGCGCGGCACCTTCAAGTCCGTCGCCATCAAGGCGCCCGGCTTCGGCGACCGTCGTAAGGCCATGCTGGCCGACATCGCGATCCTCACGGGTGGCGAGGTCATCAGCGAGGAAGTCGGACTCAGCCTGGAGACCGCTGACCTGACACTGCTCGGCACGGCTCGCAAGGTCGTCACGACCAAGGACGAGACCACGATCGTCGAGGGCGGCGGTTCGGACGAGCAGATCCAGGGTCGCGTCAAGCAGATCAAGGCCGAGATCGAGAACAGCGACTCCGACTACGATCGTGAGAAGCTCCAGGAGCGTCTCGCGAAGCTCGCCGGTGGCGTCGCCGTCATCAAGGTCGGCGCAGCGACCGAGGTCGAGCTCAAGGAGCGCAAGCACCGCATCGAGGACGCCGTCCGCAACGCCAAGGCGGCCGTCGAAGAGGGCATCGTCGCCGGTGGTGGCGTCGCACTCGTGCAGGCTGCTGCTGCGGTCTTCGAGAAGCTCGAGCTCACGGGTGACGAGGCGACGGGTGCCAACATCGTGCGCGTCGCAGCTTCGGCCCCGCTGAAGCAGATCGCGATCAACGCTGGTCTCGAAGGTGGAGTCGTCGCCGAGAAGGTCGCCAACCTCCCGGAGGGCCACGGACTCAACGCGGCCACCGGCGAGTACGTCGACCTGATCGCGGCGGGCATCATCGACCCGGCCAAGGTCACGCGCTCGGCGCTGCAGAACGCAGCTTCGATCGCGGCACTGTTCCTCACCACCGAGGCCGTCGTCGCCGACAAGCCTGAGCCTGCTCAGGCCGGCGGAGGCGCCCCGGACATGGGTGACATGGGCGGCATGGGGTTCTAG
- a CDS encoding cold-shock protein: MVQGTVKWFNADKGYGFIEVEGQDDVFVHWSKIASDGYKTLEDGQKVEFEVVDGPKGREAHEVIAH, from the coding sequence ATGGTGCAAGGCACCGTCAAGTGGTTCAACGCTGATAAGGGCTACGGCTTCATCGAGGTCGAGGGCCAGGACGACGTCTTCGTCCACTGGTCCAAGATCGCGTCAGACGGCTACAAGACTCTCGAGGACGGCCAGAAGGTCGAGTTCGAGGTGGTCGACGGGCCCAAGGGTCGCGAGGCTCACGAGGTCATCGCGCACTGA
- a CDS encoding MoaD/ThiS family protein — MSINVRIPTILRTYTGDQSQVAADGGTLAEVLDSLEGSFPGIKARVVDEQGKLRRFVNIYVAEEDVRFAQGLDTATPAGTQVSIIPAVAGGC; from the coding sequence GTGAGCATCAACGTCCGAATCCCCACGATCCTGCGCACCTACACGGGCGACCAGTCACAGGTCGCCGCCGACGGTGGCACGCTGGCCGAGGTCCTCGACTCGCTGGAGGGCAGCTTCCCCGGCATCAAGGCACGAGTCGTCGACGAGCAGGGCAAGCTGCGCCGTTTCGTCAACATCTATGTGGCCGAGGAGGACGTGCGCTTCGCGCAGGGACTCGACACCGCTACGCCGGCCGGAACCCAGGTCTCCATCATCCCGGCCGTGGCCGGTGGGTGCTGA
- the thrC gene encoding threonine synthase, producing the protein MREGAFGNAVELVCRECGTTKELGPHYVCHECFGPLEIRYDFPVITREQIEAGPSNIWRYKALLPAPDDIELSPNLEPGYTRLLRADNLAAELGLAKLWVKDDSTNPTNSFKDRVVACALSAAREFGSTVFACPSTGNLANAVAAAGARAGIRTVVFIPSDLETPKQINSAVYTENLVAVDGNYDDVNKLASEIAGEEEGWAFVNVNVRPFYAEGSKTLGYEIAEQLGWRLPDQIVIPVASGSQLTKVHKAFQELISLGLVDDKPYRVFGAQATGCSPVSEAFREGWDVVRPTRPDTIAKSLAIGNPADGVYVLDICRETGGAIADISDDEVREAIVLLARTEGIFTETAGGTTVGVLKKLVQTGLLDPELETVVINTGHGLKTLDAVTGLVGPAATIAPTYEAFVASGIV; encoded by the coding sequence ATTCGCGAAGGCGCCTTCGGCAATGCCGTTGAGCTCGTCTGCCGCGAGTGCGGCACGACCAAGGAGCTCGGCCCGCACTACGTGTGTCACGAGTGCTTCGGGCCACTTGAGATCCGCTATGACTTTCCGGTCATCACCCGGGAGCAGATCGAAGCCGGGCCGAGCAACATCTGGCGCTACAAGGCGCTCCTCCCCGCCCCCGACGACATCGAGCTCAGCCCGAACCTCGAGCCCGGCTACACCCGGCTGCTGCGTGCGGACAACCTGGCCGCAGAGCTGGGTCTGGCAAAGCTCTGGGTCAAGGACGACAGCACCAACCCGACCAACTCGTTCAAGGACCGCGTCGTTGCGTGTGCGCTGAGTGCTGCGCGTGAGTTCGGAAGCACGGTCTTCGCGTGTCCGTCGACCGGCAACCTGGCCAATGCGGTCGCTGCCGCTGGCGCGCGCGCGGGGATCAGGACCGTGGTGTTCATCCCCAGCGACCTCGAGACCCCGAAGCAGATCAACTCCGCGGTCTACACCGAGAACCTCGTGGCGGTCGACGGCAACTACGACGATGTCAACAAGCTCGCCAGCGAGATCGCGGGCGAGGAGGAAGGCTGGGCCTTCGTCAACGTCAACGTCCGTCCGTTCTATGCCGAGGGCTCCAAGACGCTCGGGTACGAGATCGCCGAGCAGCTCGGCTGGCGCCTGCCCGACCAGATCGTCATCCCGGTCGCATCGGGCTCTCAGCTCACCAAGGTCCACAAGGCGTTCCAGGAGCTCATCTCCCTCGGCCTGGTCGATGACAAGCCCTATCGCGTGTTCGGTGCCCAGGCCACCGGCTGCTCGCCGGTCTCCGAGGCGTTCCGCGAGGGATGGGACGTGGTCCGGCCGACCCGGCCCGACACGATCGCCAAGTCGCTCGCGATCGGCAATCCGGCCGATGGCGTGTACGTCCTGGACATCTGCCGCGAGACCGGTGGGGCCATCGCGGACATCTCTGACGACGAGGTGCGCGAGGCGATCGTGCTGCTCGCCCGCACCGAGGGGATCTTCACCGAGACGGCCGGCGGCACCACGGTCGGCGTGCTGAAGAAGCTGGTCCAGACCGGGCTGCTCGACCCCGAGCTCGAGACCGTCGTCATCAACACCGGACACGGCCTCAAGACCCTCGACGCGGTCACCGGCCTGGTGGGCCCGGCAGCAACCATCGCCCCCACGTACGAGGCCTTCGTCGCCTCCGGCATCGTCTGA
- the otsB gene encoding trehalose-phosphatase — MSGTTRAAVISDPRGTLLALDFDGTLAHIVDDPTQAYAHASSVAALAHLGRVLGQVAIVTGRPVRQALELGGFVGVEGLERLIICGQYGAERWDAATGVTIEPERSEAIIRLAETLPDWLEQRGAHHVRIEDKGLAIAVHTRGIDPEVLHDLAEPLAELAAGLGLAVEPGRQVIELRAPGTDKGDVVRALVAEVGARQVIFAGDDLGDLPAFDAVDDLRGSGVRGLLICSASNEQDALVARADVVLDGPDAVAGWLEELADEI, encoded by the coding sequence ATGTCCGGAACCACCCGCGCCGCTGTGATCTCCGATCCCCGCGGCACCCTGCTCGCTCTGGACTTTGACGGCACTCTGGCCCACATCGTCGACGATCCGACCCAGGCCTACGCCCATGCGAGCTCGGTCGCTGCTCTCGCGCACCTCGGCCGGGTGCTGGGACAGGTTGCGATCGTCACGGGTCGCCCTGTGCGGCAGGCGCTGGAGCTCGGCGGATTCGTCGGGGTCGAGGGCCTGGAGCGGCTCATCATCTGCGGGCAGTACGGCGCCGAGCGGTGGGACGCGGCGACCGGGGTCACGATCGAGCCCGAGCGTTCCGAGGCGATCATCCGCCTCGCCGAGACGCTGCCGGACTGGCTGGAGCAGCGAGGAGCGCACCACGTGCGTATCGAGGACAAGGGCCTCGCGATCGCGGTACACACCCGCGGCATCGACCCTGAGGTGCTCCACGATCTCGCCGAGCCGCTCGCGGAGCTGGCCGCCGGACTCGGCCTGGCGGTGGAGCCCGGCCGTCAGGTCATCGAGCTGCGGGCGCCAGGCACCGACAAGGGGGACGTCGTCCGCGCGTTGGTCGCCGAGGTCGGCGCCCGCCAGGTCATCTTCGCCGGCGACGACCTCGGCGACCTGCCCGCCTTCGACGCGGTCGATGACCTGCGTGGGTCCGGCGTCCGGGGGCTCCTGATCTGCTCGGCCTCGAACGAGCAGGATGCCCTCGTGGCCCGGGCAGACGTGGTCCTCGACGGACCGGATGCAGTGGCGGGCTGGCTCGAAGAGCTGGCCGATGAGATCTGA
- a CDS encoding LytR C-terminal domain-containing protein: MDHRRTPSRKAYVPASWFIVLTVLLCVGAAGWLGWLLVDQDEDSTSADPAPIATTATTPVPTATETASAAPATTPAPAETTEPVIDRTAPVSVLNNTTIGGLADTFAVTVRKAGWNVVGIGNWRGAISSNTVYYPPALAEQGRRLGDDVGIDRILPSVSPMRTDRLTVILSGPQQ; encoded by the coding sequence ATGGATCATCGCCGGACCCCGAGCCGCAAGGCGTACGTGCCCGCCAGCTGGTTCATCGTCCTGACCGTGCTGCTGTGCGTCGGAGCGGCAGGCTGGCTCGGTTGGCTGCTTGTCGACCAGGACGAGGACTCGACGAGCGCCGACCCCGCGCCGATTGCCACGACAGCGACGACCCCTGTGCCGACAGCCACCGAGACTGCCTCGGCCGCGCCAGCGACGACCCCGGCACCTGCTGAGACCACCGAACCCGTGATCGACCGCACGGCGCCGGTGTCGGTGCTCAACAACACCACGATCGGCGGTCTCGCCGACACATTCGCCGTCACGGTGCGCAAGGCCGGCTGGAATGTCGTCGGGATCGGCAACTGGCGAGGCGCGATCTCCAGCAACACGGTCTACTACCCGCCGGCACTCGCCGAGCAGGGGCGGCGGCTCGGCGATGACGTCGGCATCGACCGGATCCTGCCGAGCGTGTCGCCGATGCGGACGGACCGCTTGACGGTCATCTTGTCCGGCCCGCAACAATAG
- a CDS encoding DUF3263 domain-containing protein — MSAVEKSNAGSPAAVETLSDRDREILALERLWWQYAGAKEQAIRDKFDMSATRYYQVLNALIDREDALAFDPLLVKRLRRLRAQRQRSRSARRLGIDL, encoded by the coding sequence ATGAGCGCCGTGGAGAAGTCGAACGCCGGAAGTCCGGCCGCCGTCGAGACGCTGTCTGATCGCGATCGCGAGATCCTGGCCCTCGAGCGCCTGTGGTGGCAGTACGCCGGCGCCAAGGAGCAGGCGATCCGCGACAAGTTCGACATGTCGGCGACCCGCTACTACCAGGTGCTCAACGCGTTGATCGATCGTGAGGATGCCCTCGCCTTCGATCCGTTGCTGGTCAAGCGCCTTCGTCGATTGCGAGCCCAACGCCAGCGCAGCCGCTCGGCCAGGCGTCTCGGCATCGACCTCTGA
- a CDS encoding Gfo/Idh/MocA family protein, with protein sequence MATEFAADRPIRWGILATGHIAESFATDLALADGNELTAVGSRSRESASEFAERFGAARSHASYAALAEDPDVDVIYVATPHSRHLEDVMACFEAGKAVLCEKAVALNAADAGTLVDEARRRGLFFAEAMWMRTNPNIRRAAGLAADGALGEIGQVRAELGFVAPPTTTRLWDPALGASALLDIGIYPLTFAHLVLGEPTAIAAAGVRSDLGIDVNGGATLTYASGAVASIAWTQVAQSDNRASIAGDLGIVEIPGRFHHPTEVHHIHDGRTDTIREPVTGRGYAHEIAEVAACLRAGATESSLLPLDETVSIMAQIDEILNQIGVDER encoded by the coding sequence ATGGCAACTGAATTTGCAGCAGATCGACCCATTCGCTGGGGCATCCTGGCCACTGGACACATTGCCGAGTCCTTCGCGACCGATCTGGCGCTGGCCGACGGCAACGAGCTGACGGCGGTGGGATCGCGCAGCCGCGAGTCTGCGAGCGAGTTCGCCGAGCGGTTCGGCGCAGCCAGGTCACACGCTTCCTACGCTGCGCTGGCCGAGGATCCCGACGTCGATGTCATCTACGTCGCAACGCCGCACAGCAGGCACCTTGAGGACGTCATGGCCTGCTTCGAGGCCGGCAAGGCCGTGCTGTGCGAGAAGGCGGTCGCGCTGAACGCGGCGGACGCCGGCACGCTGGTCGACGAGGCCCGCCGTCGTGGGCTGTTCTTCGCCGAGGCGATGTGGATGCGCACGAATCCCAACATCCGCCGCGCCGCCGGGCTGGCCGCCGACGGCGCCCTGGGCGAGATCGGCCAGGTCCGGGCCGAGCTCGGCTTCGTCGCCCCGCCCACCACAACCCGGCTCTGGGACCCCGCCCTCGGTGCGAGCGCGCTGCTCGACATCGGCATCTACCCGCTGACGTTCGCGCACCTGGTCCTCGGCGAGCCGACAGCCATCGCCGCGGCGGGGGTCCGGTCCGACCTCGGCATCGACGTCAACGGCGGGGCCACCCTGACGTACGCGAGTGGCGCGGTTGCGAGCATCGCGTGGACGCAGGTCGCCCAGAGCGACAACCGCGCCTCTATCGCTGGCGACCTGGGGATCGTCGAGATCCCGGGACGATTCCACCACCCGACCGAGGTCCACCACATCCACGACGGGCGTACCGACACGATCCGCGAGCCCGTCACGGGTCGGGGCTACGCCCACGAGATCGCCGAGGTCGCGGCCTGCCTGCGAGCCGGCGCGACCGAGTCCTCGCTGCTCCCGCTCGACGAAACCGTGTCGATCATGGCGCAGATCGACGAGATCCTGAACCAGATCGGGGTCGACGAGCGGTGA
- a CDS encoding trehalose-6-phosphate synthase, whose translation MAVGTADFVVIANRLPVDRVTAPDGSTMWRTSPGGLVTALEPVMRRNGGAWIGWHGAADEKLKPFVHNGLHLVPVPLSEQEVAEYYEGFSNSTLWPLYHDVVAPPEFHREWWDSYVRVNRRFAERAAQVAKPDAVVWVQDYQLQLVPSMLRELRPDLRIGFFLHIPFPPAELFQQLPWRRQILEGLLGADLVGFQMPGASQNFVRLVRQRVGHKTHRDMIYLPDGRTVLAQAYPISIDAAGFEELARTPEVIARAAEIRESLGNPKTILLGIDRLDYTKGLRQRLRAFGELIGEGSLHVDDAVFVQVATPSRERVDQYKILRDDINRLVGRINGDVARIGQQPVTYLHASYPRAEMAALYRAADVMVVTPLRDGMNLVAKEYVACRYDDRGALVLSEFAGAASELKSAYQVNPHDINGMKSKMLEAINASPRENARRMKAMRKQVMENDIELWASNFLRELTASRDPHVKNPRPV comes from the coding sequence ATGGCCGTCGGCACCGCAGACTTCGTCGTGATCGCCAACCGCCTGCCCGTGGACCGAGTGACCGCTCCGGACGGCAGCACGATGTGGCGGACCTCCCCCGGTGGGCTCGTCACGGCCCTCGAGCCGGTCATGCGTCGCAACGGCGGCGCGTGGATCGGCTGGCACGGTGCCGCCGACGAAAAGCTCAAGCCCTTCGTCCACAACGGACTGCACCTGGTCCCGGTGCCCCTCAGCGAGCAGGAGGTCGCCGAGTACTACGAGGGCTTCTCCAACTCGACTCTCTGGCCGCTCTACCACGATGTCGTGGCGCCGCCTGAGTTCCACCGCGAGTGGTGGGACTCCTACGTCCGCGTCAACCGCCGCTTCGCCGAGCGAGCAGCCCAGGTCGCCAAGCCGGATGCCGTCGTGTGGGTGCAGGACTACCAGCTCCAGCTCGTGCCGAGCATGCTGCGCGAGCTGCGGCCCGACCTGCGCATCGGCTTCTTCCTGCACATCCCGTTCCCGCCGGCCGAGCTGTTCCAGCAGCTGCCCTGGCGCCGCCAGATCCTCGAAGGCCTGCTCGGCGCCGACCTGGTCGGTTTCCAGATGCCAGGAGCCTCGCAGAACTTCGTCCGGCTCGTTCGGCAACGGGTCGGCCACAAGACGCACCGCGACATGATCTATCTCCCCGACGGACGCACCGTGCTGGCACAGGCGTATCCCATCTCGATCGACGCCGCTGGCTTCGAGGAGCTCGCCCGAACACCCGAGGTGATCGCCAGGGCTGCGGAGATCCGGGAGAGCCTCGGCAATCCCAAGACGATCCTGCTGGGCATCGACCGGCTCGACTACACCAAGGGGCTGCGTCAGCGCCTGCGCGCCTTCGGCGAGCTCATCGGTGAAGGCTCCTTGCACGTCGACGACGCCGTGTTCGTGCAGGTCGCGACCCCGTCCCGTGAACGGGTCGACCAGTACAAGATCCTGCGCGATGACATCAACCGCCTCGTGGGCCGCATCAACGGCGACGTCGCCCGCATCGGCCAGCAGCCCGTGACCTATCTGCACGCCTCCTATCCACGCGCCGAGATGGCCGCTCTCTACCGTGCCGCCGACGTCATGGTGGTGACGCCACTGCGCGATGGCATGAACCTGGTCGCCAAGGAGTACGTCGCCTGCCGATACGACGACCGGGGTGCACTGGTGCTGAGCGAGTTCGCCGGTGCGGCCTCGGAGCTCAAGTCGGCCTATCAGGTCAACCCGCACGACATCAACGGTATGAAGAGCAAGATGCTCGAGGCCATCAACGCCAGCCCGCGGGAGAATGCACGGCGCATGAAGGCGATGCGCAAGCAGGTCATGGAGAACGACATCGAGCTGTGGGCCTCCAACTTCCTGCGCGAGCTCACCGCCAGTCGCGATCCGCACGTCAAGAACCCGCGACCGGTTTGA
- a CDS encoding MFS transporter, with the protein MSALDPSVRRGYALGSVATGTFGTVPGLLLLPYLTDSLGITAIVAGFIVFVPKAWDGVLNPIAGRISDRSTSPAGRRRPFLLRGGLALAACFALLFAGPVGPPVVAGTWVVVWFLACATAYAFFQVPYVAMPAEMTLDYRERTKLMTWRVVVLALAILLSGATAPMVVNAFGDEGTAKGYRFMGVYIAAILALGVYGAWRGTRNAPEHRVETAAGSLRDQLRLVSAVRDFRILLLTFVLQAVGVGAMLAGVAYVADDLLDSAAAATILFAAFVGPALLVTPLWERYAEQRGKKSGYLIASGFLVLGAAALFQARAEQTVAVYLAAAVVGIGYAGAQVFPMAMLPDVAARDAAVSGENRIGVFTGVWTAGETLGLAIGPGLFAVILAIGGYVSSTDHTAVQPESARTAIAIGFSLVPAALIAASMLFLRRYALDDDLKVTHEL; encoded by the coding sequence ATGAGCGCGCTCGATCCGTCGGTACGCCGCGGGTATGCACTCGGTAGCGTCGCGACCGGGACCTTCGGCACTGTCCCGGGCCTGCTGCTGCTGCCCTACCTGACCGACTCGCTCGGCATCACCGCGATCGTCGCGGGTTTCATCGTGTTCGTTCCCAAGGCGTGGGACGGCGTGCTCAACCCGATCGCCGGCCGGATCAGCGACCGCTCGACGTCGCCCGCCGGCCGGCGGAGGCCGTTCCTCCTGAGGGGCGGCCTGGCGCTCGCTGCCTGCTTCGCGCTGCTCTTCGCCGGACCGGTCGGGCCGCCGGTCGTCGCGGGCACGTGGGTCGTCGTCTGGTTCCTGGCGTGCGCCACGGCCTACGCCTTCTTCCAGGTGCCCTACGTCGCGATGCCGGCCGAGATGACCCTCGACTACCGCGAACGCACCAAGCTCATGACCTGGCGGGTCGTCGTGCTGGCGCTGGCGATCCTGCTGTCCGGCGCGACCGCCCCGATGGTGGTCAACGCCTTCGGCGACGAGGGGACCGCCAAGGGCTACCGCTTCATGGGTGTCTACATTGCGGCGATCCTCGCGCTGGGGGTCTATGGCGCGTGGCGCGGCACCCGCAACGCGCCCGAGCACCGCGTCGAGACTGCCGCCGGCTCGCTGCGCGACCAGCTCCGCCTGGTGTCGGCGGTCCGTGACTTCCGGATCCTGCTGTTGACGTTCGTCCTGCAGGCGGTCGGAGTCGGGGCGATGCTGGCCGGCGTCGCGTACGTCGCGGACGACCTGCTGGACAGCGCGGCCGCCGCGACGATCCTGTTCGCGGCCTTTGTCGGCCCCGCCCTGCTCGTGACGCCGCTGTGGGAGCGATATGCCGAGCAGCGCGGCAAGAAGTCCGGCTACCTCATCGCTTCGGGATTCCTGGTGCTCGGCGCCGCGGCTCTGTTCCAGGCCCGGGCCGAGCAGACCGTCGCCGTCTACCTTGCCGCCGCGGTCGTCGGCATCGGCTACGCGGGCGCGCAGGTTTTCCCGATGGCGATGCTGCCCGATGTCGCCGCCCGCGACGCCGCGGTGTCCGGCGAGAACCGGATCGGCGTCTTCACCGGCGTATGGACCGCTGGCGAGACCCTCGGACTCGCGATCGGGCCCGGCCTGTTCGCCGTGATCCTGGCGATCGGCGGCTACGTCTCCTCAACCGACCACACCGCGGTCCAGCCCGAGAGCGCACGCACTGCGATCGCGATCGGCTTCTCGCTCGTGCCCGCAGCGCTGATCGCGGCCAGCATGCTGTTCCTGCGGCGCTATGCCCTCGACGACGACCTGAAGGTGACTCATGAACTCTGA